CGACGACTGTATATGTCAGTGATGGGGGAGTTCAATGCCTGATATTTATTTTCAAACCCGAAAATATCCAGATATTTCCGGTTACAGTCAATCAGACGACCCAAAGGGGTTGAAATATAAGCCCCGGCGATATTTTCTTCAAAATAGGCCCGGTATCGCTCCTCGCTTTTTTCCAGGGCCTGTTTTGCCGCTTTGTGTTCTTCAATCTCTTTTTGCAGATGTTTGTTCAGTTCCGACAGTTCTCCCGTGCGGTGAGTCACCCGGTTTTCCAGCATTTTTTTCTCATTCACCACCCGCGTGTACAGCAGAAAAATAACAAACACCATGACCAGAATCACCAGAAGCATGGCATCAAAGTAAATCGTGTCGCAGACCCACACCGCCTGGAGGGTGCCGATGATTTTGTCATCATATCGAACCGGTGAAACCAGGGTTTGCCGCGGGACCAGTTTCAGGGGCGAAAAAAACCGATCCAGGATGCCGGCAGAGGTACCAGACACTTTTTGAAACACATTCCCCCGGGTATCCATCACCATGACCGAGGCATAGTTTTCCAGTTTTGCAGCAAGCATCAGATACTGGGAAACCCCTTCCTTGTTATGGTTCCACAGGGCATTGGCCACAATACCGGCATGGACGGCAATGCCCTGATGGGCTTTTTCCCGGACCCGGACCTCATGGATGAACACCAGGGTGCCGAACAGGACCACAAGCAGAATCGCTGCAACGGCCGTATCATTTTTTCGGATCAAAGCAGGCCTCTTTTCATATCACTCATATTTTGCCGGGTCGGCCGGGTCGGCAGCACGCTGTTCAATAATGGCGGCATTGACTCGGTCAATAATGGCCGTATCCGTTGTCTGGCTGAACAACAAATACCGTTGGTTTCCCCCGGGCATATCTGAAAACCGGACGAATTTGAAATTTTCGGGCAACAGGCCGTATATGCCCAGAGGGCCGGTGACATAATAGGGCGGCCGTTCATGGTATAAAATGGTGATATCTGAATCAGAACGGGTATCGGAAATCACGGGCATGGGATCCGGATGAAATATCCGGCCGGCCAGAAACGGTTTGGCATACACCAGGACCACGGCAAGACACAGACAAAATACAGGAATCTTCCACGCACTGGGTCCGGTTTTGGGTGCCATCTCTTTTAAAGTCATGAATTATCCCTGAATTCCTGTCACACGGGTTTCACGGGCAGCATGGGCGTTTTCCCGGTCCTTACCCGTCTTGAACCGGTCCTTGTCAATTCCCAGTTTCTTCATTTTCCCATACAGACCCCTGGGATGGATGCCCGCTATCCGGGCCGCTTCCCCCACCCGGCCCCGGGTTTTTTCAAGCACCATCTCAATATATTTTTTCTCCACCCGGGCCATGACCCGGGATTTGACCTGATCCAGGGTCCGGCCTTCCCAGGCCGTTTCAGGATCGGTTTCATCCGTATGGATCCAGGTTCCGGGAATTTCTTTTGTCAACTGAAATCCGGAGGGCAGATCCGTCAGTGTAATCCGATCCGACCGGCAAAGCAATACAGCCCGTTCAATGACATTCATCAGCTCCCGGACGTTACCGGGCCAGGCATATTCGCACAGGGCATGCACGGCATCCTCTGAAAACCCGTCAATATCCCGTCCCATGCGCTGGACCTGCTGAATCAGAAACTGTTCGGCCATGACGGGAATGTCTTCTTTGCGCTGCCGCAGCGGCGGCAATGTCAGGGTGATCACCCCCAGCCGGTAATACAGATCCTGGCGGAATCTTTTTTTTTCAACCTCCCGGGTCAGATCCTTGTTGGTGGCGGCGATGACCCGGACATCCACCCACACAGGCGCTTCCCCGCCAATGGGAATAAACTCGAAATCCTGAAGCACCCTGAGCAGCTTGGACTGGGTCTTCAACGGCATCTCTCCGATCTCATCCAGGAAAAGAGTGCCCCCGTGGGCCAGCTCAAACGCCCCTCTCCGGGACCGGATCGCACCGGTAAACGCACCCTGTTCATGACCGAACAGCTCACTTTCCATCAATTGATCGGGAATGGCCGCCATGTTCAAGGCAATGAACGGCCCCCCTGACCGGTGGCTTTCCGCGTGGATGGCTTTGGACAGATGCTCTTTTCCCACGCCCGTCTCCCCCTGGAGCAACAGGCTGGCATCCGTGGCCACCACCTGGTGGACCTCTTCCAGAAACATCTGCATGTCCCGGCTGGTGGAAGTAAAATCATGGAGCCGGGGCTGGGACCGGCCCCGGTGATCAAACCGGTTCAAATCATAGAACTGCTGCCGGGAGGTCAGGGTGGTTTCAATGGCTTCCACCAGCCGGTCCGGCGGCAGTCCCGCATACAGCACCATATCCGCACCCGCGCCCAGAAGATTGGCATGGGCGTTGGAGGATTCCCGGTCATCCAGAATAATGGTGATGGGTTTTTCCGGCAGATTGTTCAAGATAGCGACACTGGCATCCACGGGCCGGGGAATCAGGGTCCGGCTGACAAGAAACACATCGGCACAGCTTCTCACCAGGTCCTGCCAGGTGTTGTGAGGGTGATGAAACACCGTCAGCCGGATATCCGCCTGGGCCAGCCGCTTTTCAATGGCAGCAGCCAGTTTTTTTTCTTTGACGGCACACACAAGCCGGGTCAGCACAGAAAAAATCTCCTCAGCACGTATATTGTGGTAAATGAATACCGAATTTCATATCACTGTTTTATACCGATTTCGGAAAAAATACAGCACTTCACCCAAAAAATCCAGAAAAAACCGGGGTTTCGACCTTTAGGCAAGGATCTTTTAATGACATGTCCACACCTGGATCTGCAAAATTTTCAGTATCAAACGGCCGAAATTGTGTTTGTGGTAAAATAATACCGAAATCTAATCCTGTCCTGAAAAAATAAAATTTTATAACTCACTGATTTTTAAGAAAATAAAAATAATATGCCTGTGGCACAATTTCTGCTTTGTCCCAGGTGGTCCAATTGATCCAGATGTTTTAAATGATCCAAAACAGAACAAGCCGGATTTCGGAAAACCTTCGGACCGGAAAAATGAAAGAAAAAAAAACAACCAGGAAGGGTTAGACATGATTCAAAGAGAAAGCAACCGACGATCTAAACACAAAGCCCCGAAGTTCAAGGAAACCCAGGAAGAGGACCTGAGCTGGGAAGACCGTCAGGAACGCCACAATCATCGGAAAGAATCAGAAAAAAAACCGTATCAGAAAAATCGAACCAAACCCAAATGGTAGCTGTGCGCTGCCTTAAAAAAAGGAAATCTTCAATGAACGTATCTAGCTGCATCAAATCAAACGTCACCCTGGAAACCATGCCCGAAGCCTGGGGCATTGCATCTGCCATCGACATTTATGAATGTGACCCCAAAAAAATCCGGGATGCCGAATACATTAAATCATTTGTGGTACAGCTGTGCGATCTGATCGAAATGAAGCGCTTTGGTGACACCCAGGTGGTGCATTTTGGCGAAGATGAAAAAGTGGCGGGGTTTTCCATGGTGCAGTTGATTGAAACCTCCCTGATCTCCGCCCATTTCGCCAACCTGACCAATACCGTTTACCTGGATGTGTTCAGCTGTAAAGCCTATGATCCGGAAGTGGTCCGTGAGTTTTCCCAAACCAGTTT
Above is a window of Desulfotignum balticum DSM 7044 DNA encoding:
- a CDS encoding sigma-54 interaction domain-containing protein — protein: MLTRLVCAVKEKKLAAAIEKRLAQADIRLTVFHHPHNTWQDLVRSCADVFLVSRTLIPRPVDASVAILNNLPEKPITIILDDRESSNAHANLLGAGADMVLYAGLPPDRLVEAIETTLTSRQQFYDLNRFDHRGRSQPRLHDFTSTSRDMQMFLEEVHQVVATDASLLLQGETGVGKEHLSKAIHAESHRSGGPFIALNMAAIPDQLMESELFGHEQGAFTGAIRSRRGAFELAHGGTLFLDEIGEMPLKTQSKLLRVLQDFEFIPIGGEAPVWVDVRVIAATNKDLTREVEKKRFRQDLYYRLGVITLTLPPLRQRKEDIPVMAEQFLIQQVQRMGRDIDGFSEDAVHALCEYAWPGNVRELMNVIERAVLLCRSDRITLTDLPSGFQLTKEIPGTWIHTDETDPETAWEGRTLDQVKSRVMARVEKKYIEMVLEKTRGRVGEAARIAGIHPRGLYGKMKKLGIDKDRFKTGKDRENAHAARETRVTGIQG
- the speD gene encoding S-adenosylmethionine decarboxylase is translated as MNVSSCIKSNVTLETMPEAWGIASAIDIYECDPKKIRDAEYIKSFVVQLCDLIEMKRFGDTQVVHFGEDEKVAGFSMVQLIETSLISAHFANLTNTVYLDVFSCKAYDPEVVREFSQTSFGGSFSRISVTHRL